The following nucleotide sequence is from Gemmatimonadaceae bacterium.
GGGCGTATGTGCACGCGCGCGGCGGCTTGTCGGGCCGCCATCGCCGAAACTGCGCCGTGTGCCGGAAGCGGCTGCCTTGCATATGGTCATAGGCCACTTCCGCGACGAGCTCGGGGCGGAGCGGCTCCCACGAGAGATCCTTCCCCTGACTCCACCGGCTCTGGGCGCCAGGACGCCGATGTGATCCCTCGTTAGGCTCGGCCTCGGCCCAGGCCCGCCACGGATGCTCCTCGAGCGCGTTCTTTCGATATGCCGCAAGGAACTCCACGAGCTCGTGCCGCTTCTTGTCCGTGAAGCTCGCGCAGACACCGACGTGCTCGAGATTGCCCTCCTCGTCGTACAGGCCGAGAAGCAGCGAGCCAACTGCTGTGTTCCTGGCGTTCTTGTGCCAGCGAAAACCGGCAACGACACAATCGCAGTCGCGTTCATGTTTCACCTTGAGCATCACGCGCTTGTTCGGCTCGTAGATGCCCTCTTCGGGTTTTGCGACGACCCCGTCGAGCCCCGCACCCTCGAAGCGACGGAACCAATCCGCGGCCGTGGCACGGTCCCGCGTCGCTGGCGTGATGTGGATCGGCGCCTCGGTGTCCGCGAGGACTTTCTCGAGCCGCCTGCGTCGCTTGGCGAATGGAGACGTGCGCAGATCCTCATCGCCGACGCAGAGGAGATCGAAGAAGACGACCGAGGCCGGCATCTCCCCGGCGAGCTTCGTCACCCGCGAGGCGGCCGGATGAAGCCGGAGCTGCAACGCCTCGAAATCGAGGGCATTGCCTAACGCGATGACGAGCTCACCGTCCAGCACACAGCGCTTCGGCAACTGCCTCTTGAGCGGTTCGATGAGCTCGGGAAAATAGCGATCGAGCGGCTTCTCGTCGCGGCTCTGGATGAACAGCTCGTCGCCATCGCGAAAGATGAGCGCTCGGAAGCCATCCCATTTTGGCTCGAAGATCCAACCCTCGCCGGGTGGTAATTCGGCGACGCGGTTGGCGAGCATCGGCAGAATTGGCGGATTGCAGAGGAGGTCCATGCCCAATGGTAAGAAGCCGACTCGCGCGGAGCCAGCACCGACTTGGGAAGCGGACATCCGCGCCGACCAGTGCTCACGACGCGACTGGCAGCGTGAATTCGAATGTCGAACCGTGTTCCGCGTTAGGCGTTGCCCAGAGGCGCCCACCGTGTCCCTCGATGATCGATCGACTGATCGAGAGGCCGATGCCCATGCCTCCGGATTTCGTCGTGTAGAATGCGCTGAACAGCCGGTCCATCTGCCGGGGGGCGATGCCAACGCCGTCGTCCTGCACCGCGACGACGATTCGGTCCTCACAGACCTCCGACTGGATCCGGAGCTCTCGACGACGGTCGTCGACGGGATCCATCGCCTCGACGGCGTTCATTACGAGGTTGATGATCACCTGCTGCAGCTGGACGCGATCGGCGAACACCGATGGGAGCGGCGAGGCCAACGACATGCATAACGACACGCGGTGCTTCTGTATCTCACTCCGAACGAGCGTCGTCACGTCGCGTACGACGTCGTTGATATTGAGGTACGTCTTCTTCGGGTCGCTCTTGGTGGCGAGTTGCCGGACCCGCTGGATCACGTCAGCCGCTCGGTGTCCGTCCTTGACAATATCGGCGAGTGCCTCGCGCGCCCGCTCGAGCTTCGCGTCCGGCCTGCTCAGCCAGTTGAGCGACGCCGTGGCGTTGGCCACGATCGCCGTCAGCGGCTGATTGATCTCGTGCGCGATCGACGCCGCCATCTCGCCGAGCATCGTGAGGCGCGTGACATGCGCGAGCTCCAACTCCGCCTTGCGCAACGCCTCCTCCGCGCGCTTTCGATCGCTGATGTCCAGGATGTTGGCGACAACGCCCGCCGATCGTCCCTCATCATCGACGAGCGGCGCGCACGCGAGTGTCGCGTCGAATTCCGATCCATCCTTCCGCGTCATCCGGATCTCGATCCCGGAAAACGCGTGACCGTCGCCAAGCGGCGCCCACCGCTCCTCGATGGTCTCCGTCAACGGAATGCGCTGGCCGACGACTTCATTGGCGCCCAAGCCGACGAGTCGCTCGAACGCGGAATTGCAACGCTGCACCGTCCGGTCTCGCCGGACGAGGACCATGGCAACCGGTGAGGCATCGAGAATCGTCTGCAGCTCGGCGCCGGCGCGGCGCAGCTCACCCGTCCGTTCCGCCACCTTGGTCTCGAGCTCGTCGCGAGCCTGTCGTAGCCGATCCTCCGTGGTGCGCAGGTCGTGCACGAGCTGCGCGCTCTGAAACGCCAACGCGGCGTGATTCGTCGCAACGGAGAGCAGCAACTGATCGGTCTCGGTGGGGAAGTCATTGCGATCGGAGGCGACGGCGGCGACGCCACCGAGCCCGTCGAAGCCAATTGGAGCGATGAGGCCACGACGCGGCTTCGCGCCGCCACCGATATCCGGAATGACCTGCTTGAACAGCTTTCGCCGGTCGCTGGCGAGTCGACTCTCGAGCCAACTCGGAAATGTCTTCCATGCGTCACCGCGCGACGCGTCGACTGGAGCGTGGCCCCCGTGATCGTTCAGGCGAACGAAAACAAAGTCGAGCTGTAGCGCACCGATCAGGACGTCAGCAAGTCCGGTCGCGATCGTCTGCGGTTCTCTGCCTGCCCACGCGGCTGGGAGTGTCGAGAGCGCAACGAGATCCCGTAGCGCGACTCGCAGGCGCCGTACCTCAGGGAGCATCGTACTAACTCGTTGTCGACGCGTTCGCCCGCCCGCACGATCGATCTCTGATCTCGACGAGGAACTGCTCGGGCGAGACGAAGAAGGGATTCTCCTGCAAGACGCCACCGATGATCACCATCGGATGCGTGCGCAGGACGTCCATGACGACGCTCGCGCTGAACTTCGAGAGATCGTACGCGCAGATGACCGGTGTGTGATGTTGGGACAGCAGTCGGTTGGCGCGCGCCTCGTACTCGACCAGATCCTCGACACCTGGCTTGTCGAGCAAGGCCCACTCCATGTGCGCAACGACGCGCGTGCGTCCCGAATCCGACGCCTCGTTCGCGCGCAGCATCGCTTCGACATAGGCCAACATGGAGTCCTGGTCGAAGCGTTCGTCGCGCAGGTAGGCATCGGCCCAAGGGTGCACTGCCAATTGCCCCGTGGCCATCGCCTGCTCGACGTCGACCCCCTCCTCGCGGAGCCACCGCAGGTGATCGTCGCGCCTGTCCGGATCGACAATGTGAACGCTCTTTTCGCCCGCATCGAGTCCGTCCTTCACGAACGAGCGTAGCACGCGATGTTCCTCGTCGGCTCCGTTGAAAAACGCGCAGATGTGACAGTGATTTTCGAGGATGTGCCCAGCGAACTGGATTGAGCCGTTGCTCGTTAGGTTCTCATTCTCGTTTTGCGACGTGCTCGAACGATTCGCTGGAGCATCGGTCGCCGCGCGTGCCCTTACTGGCAGCGTTGACGCGGCGCGCGCTACGGCGTGGAGCAGTGCGTCGCTCTGGAATGGCTTCTCGAGGAACGCGATCGCTCCAGCGCGAAGACAACGTCGTCGCGTTTCATCGTCACCGTGTCCGGTGAGCACGATGGCTGGGTGCGGTGCACCAATGGACGTGAGCTGACCCAGTAGCTCCATGCCACCCATGCCGGGCATTCGGAGGTCCAGGACGAGACAGCAGGGGATTGCCAGGTATTCGCTCGCGAGAAAGGCCTCGGCTGAACCGAACGTCTCGACCTGGACTCCGACCGACGTCAAGAGATTTCTGAGCGACCGGCGAAGAGATTCATCGTCGTCGACTATGCAAACGACATCGTTGTCGTGCGTAGCCATCCCGGTCCTGAGCAGGCGTCCGCGGCCAACTAACGGCCGAGCTCCTTGGCTCGCTGCTGCGACAGCTCCAAGCGAGGCTCGACGAACTGTGCACCCAATGCGGTTGGGAAGGTCCGCACTCCTCCAACCGCCAGGCATTGGACCTTCGTCTCATTGCGCCACCTGAGGCATCGCCGCTTGTCCTCTCGTCGCCGGACATGGGCTGGAAGTGTCGTGCGGCTATTCACACAAAGCTACCTCCGGCAGAATGCGTGCGTTCCACCGGAGGCACTCGCTTCGCGGTCAGCTTCCACACACCGTGACCACGAAGCCCGTCGTTCCATTCGCGCTTGGCGTCAGTACGACCGTCCCGACGCGATTCGATGGCAACTGGGTAATCGTGAAATCCGCGCGCGGATTGACTTGCGATCCGACGTCGAAAACTCGAACGCGTGTCGAATCAGCCGAGTGATTCACGAACGTACCGCCGGTGTTGTTCGCATCGGCGCCCGACACCTGGTTATTGCCGAGGTTCGAAATCGTAGGCGAACCCAAGACGAGGTCGTTCGGCCCCGTGAGATAGATGTCGCCGGCCGATCCCGTTGCATTGATAAAGCGCAGCGCGTTCAGCCCACTTCCGGGCGCCGTGAACTGATCCGGGTAGACCGCGATCGTGTTCGGTGCGTAGAACACGACGCTGTAGTTGTGCTGCGCGATGATTTGCGATTTGATGCTGCCCAAGCCAGTGTTGCCGGTGCCGAGTGTGAAGTCGATCTGCTCGTCACTTCCTTCCTCCACCGTCGAGCAACCCGCCGGAGCATTCGTATTCTGAAAATTGAGCCCGTTGGCCACGTTGCGGCCCTCGTTCGTCGCGCTAATCGACGCCGTGCTAGCCGACGCGTTCACGAAGCGGGTGTTCGCGGTCTCGTTCGGGTTCGTTGCGTCGCTGCTGCAGGCCGCAAGAAATCCCACGGATACGAGCGCGGCAGCGCCCAGGGCGAGGGTGAATCGGTCCTTCATGTCCTACCTCCTTCAGCGGTGGAACAAGGCGGACGCGTCACGTGAGCAACCATGACGCGTCGGTATTGCCCCGATCACCGCCGTAACGCACGCCGCCGATCGGAGCTCTTGGCACCCCGAATGAAGCGCGCATGTCGCCGCCAACGAAATGCCCCGTTAGCCCAATGCGGAGTTCACAACGCGTCGGCATACGATTCGCCATGTGTGCATCAGTCAGTTCAGCTGCCGTACTGGAGCGCACACATGACGATTCCTGCACCCAATCCATCGATTCCCGATCCGCGGCCATTACCGCCCGATGTCACGCCGAAGCTGCCTCTACCGCCTGACATCAACCCCGGGTTTCCGCAAGCGCCGATGAACGATCCGCTGCCGCCGCTCGCACCACCATCCATCATCGCCGGCAATTGAGCGAACGCTAAATTGGCCGCAGACGCCGGCGCCGCGAGAGAACGAGCGCGTAGGCGCCGGCATTGATGGCGATCACGAAGACGCCGAGCACCCACTGCACTCGTCTCGTCAAGCCGTCCGGGTAGAGTGTGTGCAGCACGTAGTGCTCGATGAATCCGCCGCTGTAGCCGGACTCACCCGCGCGAGCGCGCAACGCGTTCTCGA
It contains:
- a CDS encoding MEDS domain-containing protein is translated as MATHDNDVVCIVDDDESLRRSLRNLLTSVGVQVETFGSAEAFLASEYLAIPCCLVLDLRMPGMGGMELLGQLTSIGAPHPAIVLTGHGDDETRRRCLRAGAIAFLEKPFQSDALLHAVARAASTLPVRARAATDAPANRSSTSQNENENLTSNGSIQFAGHILENHCHICAFFNGADEEHRVLRSFVKDGLDAGEKSVHIVDPDRRDDHLRWLREEGVDVEQAMATGQLAVHPWADAYLRDERFDQDSMLAYVEAMLRANEASDSGRTRVVAHMEWALLDKPGVEDLVEYEARANRLLSQHHTPVICAYDLSKFSASVVMDVLRTHPMVIIGGVLQENPFFVSPEQFLVEIRDRSCGRANASTTS
- a CDS encoding ATP-binding protein — its product is MLPEVRRLRVALRDLVALSTLPAAWAGREPQTIATGLADVLIGALQLDFVFVRLNDHGGHAPVDASRGDAWKTFPSWLESRLASDRRKLFKQVIPDIGGGAKPRRGLIAPIGFDGLGGVAAVASDRNDFPTETDQLLLSVATNHAALAFQSAQLVHDLRTTEDRLRQARDELETKVAERTGELRRAGAELQTILDASPVAMVLVRRDRTVQRCNSAFERLVGLGANEVVGQRIPLTETIEERWAPLGDGHAFSGIEIRMTRKDGSEFDATLACAPLVDDEGRSAGVVANILDISDRKRAEEALRKAELELAHVTRLTMLGEMAASIAHEINQPLTAIVANATASLNWLSRPDAKLERAREALADIVKDGHRAADVIQRVRQLATKSDPKKTYLNINDVVRDVTTLVRSEIQKHRVSLCMSLASPLPSVFADRVQLQQVIINLVMNAVEAMDPVDDRRRELRIQSEVCEDRIVVAVQDDGVGIAPRQMDRLFSAFYTTKSGGMGIGLSISRSIIEGHGGRLWATPNAEHGSTFEFTLPVAS
- a CDS encoding DUF2784 domain-containing protein, coding for MAYRLLADAVIVFHAAFVAFVVIGGLVVLRWPWMAWLHLPAAAWGALIEFSGWICPLTPLENALRARAGESGYSGGFIEHYVLHTLYPDGLTRRVQWVLGVFVIAINAGAYALVLSRRRRLRPI
- a CDS encoding ATP-dependent DNA ligase; its protein translation is MDLLCNPPILPMLANRVAELPPGEGWIFEPKWDGFRALIFRDGDELFIQSRDEKPLDRYFPELIEPLKRQLPKRCVLDGELVIALGNALDFEALQLRLHPAASRVTKLAGEMPASVVFFDLLCVGDEDLRTSPFAKRRRRLEKVLADTEAPIHITPATRDRATAADWFRRFEGAGLDGVVAKPEEGIYEPNKRVMLKVKHERDCDCVVAGFRWHKNARNTAVGSLLLGLYDEEGNLEHVGVCASFTDKKRHELVEFLAAYRKNALEEHPWRAWAEAEPNEGSHRRPGAQSRWSQGKDLSWEPLRPELVAEVAYDHMQGSRFRHTAQFRRWRPDKPPRACTYAQLEVVPPQELKAIFAEGRG